CATGGAATAGATTTCCAGTGTATCCTGTCAAAGCAAAGATCACGGCAGGCACGTCATGGTATTTGGTACACTCAGGTGCAACTTTGCTGAACTGCACAGTCACCTCTGTAATATGACTGAGGCATAATTCATCACCTTTGCGAGGGTAAGGCTTAATTTTCCATTGCTCATCTTTCATTGAACCTGCTGGCTCCATGTACATGACTGAACTGCCACTTGGGTGTATCCTAATGTTACCTCGCATCTCACAGACATTCGCTCGGAAGTTTGAGAAATCACACAACGGTTTGTCCCACCCCATATTATCCAATGCTGCAAAATGAAATATTGTAATTGGAACAGAAGAAATTGAAAAAGATGCATATATGTCTCATTGCCACGTTGTGAATGCGCAAAAACTTTTGTTAAAAGGGATCCCTTATTAAAATTGGAGGACTGACAGTTATGAAGTGGTCTATTGATCGTTTCACTGAACTGGGACCAAATCCAGCAGATTCAGAATGACACATTTACTTATCTAAAAAAGAATACTAACCTGGTTGATGAGATCTGTCCCTGCTATTGCTCTGGTCAACATCTGTTACGAGCTTAATTCCTGAGTCTGTTTTGCGATCTGCAACAACATCAGGAGTGCCACAGAAAACACCACGAACAAGTAAATACCATCACTGTCATAGGCTAATAATTACCAAAACAGTCATACTAATCTAGACCAAGAAACACAACTAGAAGTTGCAAATCCGCAATAAATAGAAAGCCCTGTAGGTACCTTCTTGTTTGCCATTGTCGCTGTCATTGGTGGTTTCGTGAATGCTATAATTGGAAACAGTTGGGAGAGTCATCTTGTGCTCCTGGTCCTCTTGGCGGCCCTTGTGCAGACCAttcctcccttcttcttccccaccTACAAGCATGCCACCACCAAAGATTGACAGGTAAAGCAAGCACAAATCTCAGTAAAAGAGCCCCAAAATCTCGCGATGTCAGAGTCCTCAATCAAATCTGAGCTCAACGGACGAGGCGAGCGTCCAAAGCTGGAGGTCGACAAAGAAATTACTGGCGGATCGGAAGTTGACGGCTCACCTAAAAGCTCAGATGCGGGGGCCGCCTCCGCCATTTTGCCCTGCTCGGTCTCACTAGTGAGCACTCGCTTCTCGTCTTCACTGGCTCCTCCTGTATAGAGAAGGGTCAGTTTTATTGCATCTCAATCGAAAAATTCCAAGATTAGCAACTGCATTGGTGTGGACTATGCCGACTGGGAGGAGTTAATTAATTAAGTGGTGGATTAGCATGTCTTCACCTCCGGCGTTGGCGTTGGCGTTGGCGTTGGCTTCAATTCCGGCGCTGTCGCCGTCCACCACCTTGGGATCCTCGGCCGCAGCGGCGAGAGTGTCGGCGGATCtcctcgaggcggtggcggcggtgtcgACCCCCTGGCGGATCAGGAGCGAACGCGGTGCCTGGTCCACCGACAGCCTGCCGTTCACTGCAACGAGATTCCGTGCATTAGCACCATCCGTCCTTAGATTAAGAGAGATACCAACAAGAAGAAATGGCGGTGGGTGCGGTGCTTACGGTTGAAAAGGATCGCGTCGGGCTTGATGAAGACGACGAAGGTGAgggtgatgaggaagaagccgATGACGAGGACGAGCAGGCGTAGCCGCCGCGACTCCTGCCGGAGGCTCCGCACCAGCTTCGCACGCTCCACCGCCTTCATCTCCTCCCTCCACCAGCCAACCGTGCTCGCGCCTGCTCCACCTTGCTGGCTCGCTCGCTCGGAGGCAGCTGCGCAGCGCAGCTAGGTGGAGTGAGAGGGAGGAATGGGCCACGGATCAGTGTGTATGAGAGAGCGTCGTATTTGACCACGGATGCGGCGAGATCGGGGGAAAAGGGAACCAGGGAGGCGTCCGGCTCTTGGGCCGTGCGCCGGTTTTTCTTGAGCGTCTGAGTATATTTTTCattaaaagagaaaaaaatagtcACAGAAAAATTAGTTATAGAGAAATGAAACCTACCTCAAAACACATCACGCTGGTCATGTGAACATCTATGCGACCTGAAAGTCGACCTAAAACACCTGCAGCTACTTCTAGGCGCCTAAAACTTGTCTGGTACCAAACAACAATCTGGTCGATAAGAGCAATCCtaactaaggccctgtttaattctttacatgtaaacacaaaaaagccgtaaacgcat
This window of the Panicum virgatum strain AP13 chromosome 1K, P.virgatum_v5, whole genome shotgun sequence genome carries:
- the LOC120700009 gene encoding alpha-1,3-arabinosyltransferase XAT2-like isoform X3: MKAVERAKLVRSLRQESRRLRLLVLVIGFFLITLTFVVFIKPDAILFNLNGRLSVDQAPRSLLIRQGVDTAATASRRSADTLAAAAEDPKVVDGDSAGIEANANANAGGASEDEKRVLTSETEQGKMAEAAPASELLGGEEEGRNGLHKGRQEDQEHKMTLPTVSNYSIHETTNDSDNGKQEDRKTDSGIKLVTDVDQSNSRDRSHQPALDNMGWDKPLCDFSNFRANVCEMRGNIRIHPSGSSVMYMEPAGSMKDEQWKIKPYPRKGDELCLSHITEVTVQFSKVAPECTKYHDVPAVIFALTGYTGNLFHDFTDVLVPLFTTANEFNGEVQFLITDMAIWWTRKYAVVFEKLTKYPLIDFNKDNEVHCFKHTIVGLHAYMELTIDPLKAPHNYSMVDFNKFMRRTYSLPRDEVTSLGEVPKTKPRLLIISRQRTRMFLNLKEIVAMAEEIGYEVVVEEANVNSNVAHFANVVNSVDVMMGVHGAGLTNCVFLPHSAILIQIVPWGALDGICRVDFGYPAEQMGLRYKHYSIGVHESSLTDQYPLDHEIFKNPLAFHKNGFEFVRQTFMDTQNVRLDCNRFRPILLEALDQLNQ
- the LOC120700009 gene encoding alpha-1,3-arabinosyltransferase XAT2-like isoform X2, which codes for MKAVERAKLVRSLRQESRRLRLLVLVIGFFLITLTFVVFIKPDAILFNLNGRLSVDQAPRSLLIRQGVDTAATASRRSADTLAAAAEDPKVVDGDSAGIEANANANANAGGASEDEKRVLTSETEQGKMAEAAPASELLGGEEEGRNGLHKGRQEDQEHKMTLPTVSNYSIHETTNDSDNGKQEDRKTDSGIKLVTDVDQSNSRDRSHQPALDNMGWDKPLCDFSNFRANVCEMRGNIRIHPSGSSVMYMEPAGSMKDEQWKIKPYPRKGDELCLSHITEVTVQFSKVAPECTKYHDVPAVIFALTGYTGNLFHDFTDVLVPLFTTANEFNGEVQFLITDMAIWWTRKYAVVFEKLTKYPLIDFNKDNEVHCFKHTIVGLHAYMELTIDPLKAPHNYSMVDFNKFMRRTYSLPRDEVTSLGEVPKTKPRLLIISRQRTRMFLNLKEIVAMAEEIGYEVVVEEANVNSNVAHFANVVNSVDVMMGVHGAGLTNCVFLPHSAILIQIVPWGALDGICRVDFGYPAEQMGLRYKHYSIGVHESSLTDQYPLDHEIFKNPLAFHKNGFEFVRQTFMDTQNVRLDCNRFRPILLEALDQLNQ
- the LOC120700009 gene encoding alpha-1,3-arabinosyltransferase XAT2-like isoform X1 → MKAVERAKLVRSLRQESRRLRLLVLVIGFFLITLTFVVFIKPDAILFNLNGRLSVDQAPRSLLIRQGVDTAATASRRSADTLAAAAEDPKVVDGDSAGIEANANANANAGGGASEDEKRVLTSETEQGKMAEAAPASELLGGEEEGRNGLHKGRQEDQEHKMTLPTVSNYSIHETTNDSDNGKQEDRKTDSGIKLVTDVDQSNSRDRSHQPALDNMGWDKPLCDFSNFRANVCEMRGNIRIHPSGSSVMYMEPAGSMKDEQWKIKPYPRKGDELCLSHITEVTVQFSKVAPECTKYHDVPAVIFALTGYTGNLFHDFTDVLVPLFTTANEFNGEVQFLITDMAIWWTRKYAVVFEKLTKYPLIDFNKDNEVHCFKHTIVGLHAYMELTIDPLKAPHNYSMVDFNKFMRRTYSLPRDEVTSLGEVPKTKPRLLIISRQRTRMFLNLKEIVAMAEEIGYEVVVEEANVNSNVAHFANVVNSVDVMMGVHGAGLTNCVFLPHSAILIQIVPWGALDGICRVDFGYPAEQMGLRYKHYSIGVHESSLTDQYPLDHEIFKNPLAFHKNGFEFVRQTFMDTQNVRLDCNRFRPILLEALDQLNQ